A window of the Janthinobacterium agaricidamnosum NBRC 102515 = DSM 9628 genome harbors these coding sequences:
- a CDS encoding ABC transporter ATP-binding protein, translated as MAQIVLKDIVKLYDDKHPVIHGIDLDIRDGEFVVFVGPSGCGKSTLLRMIAGLESITGGQLFIGGKLANDIAPARRGLAMVFQSYALYPHMTVFDNMAFALKLAGQKTAEVSAAVERAADILQIKPLLKRKPKDLSGGQRQRVAIGRAIVRKPEVFLFDEPLSNLDASLRVQMRVEISRLHQELKTTMIYVTHDQVEAMTLGERIVVFNGGRIEQVGTPYELYNNPGNLFVAGFLGSPKMNFIPCVVTAAGAQQVSVRLPGGCQIDVAASGAATQVGTSLTLGIRAEHMSVRENGDSQANLVEAGVGHVEYLGDLSIVYAKMEGAPDMIALKQPVESAPPPAGGKVRIHLPPQRCLLFDAAGQALPRDRA; from the coding sequence ATGGCACAAATCGTCTTGAAAGATATCGTCAAGCTGTACGACGACAAGCACCCGGTGATCCACGGCATCGACCTGGACATCCGCGACGGCGAATTCGTCGTCTTCGTCGGCCCGTCCGGCTGCGGCAAGTCGACCTTGCTGCGCATGATCGCCGGCCTGGAAAGCATCACCGGCGGTCAGCTGTTCATCGGCGGCAAGCTGGCCAACGACATCGCCCCGGCCAGGCGCGGGCTGGCGATGGTGTTCCAGTCGTACGCGCTGTATCCGCACATGACGGTGTTCGACAATATGGCGTTCGCGCTGAAGCTGGCCGGACAAAAGACCGCCGAGGTCAGCGCGGCGGTCGAGCGCGCCGCCGATATCCTGCAAATCAAGCCGCTGCTGAAACGCAAACCAAAGGACTTGTCCGGCGGCCAGCGCCAGCGCGTCGCGATCGGCCGCGCCATCGTGCGCAAGCCGGAAGTGTTCTTGTTCGACGAACCGCTGTCGAACCTGGACGCCAGTCTGCGGGTGCAGATGCGGGTTGAGATCTCGCGTCTGCACCAGGAGCTGAAAACCACGATGATCTACGTGACCCACGACCAGGTCGAGGCGATGACGCTGGGCGAACGCATCGTCGTGTTCAACGGCGGCCGCATCGAACAGGTCGGCACTCCTTACGAGTTGTACAACAATCCGGGCAATCTGTTCGTGGCCGGTTTCCTCGGTTCGCCGAAGATGAATTTCATTCCATGCGTGGTCACCGCGGCCGGCGCGCAGCAGGTGAGCGTGCGGCTGCCGGGCGGCTGCCAGATCGACGTCGCCGCGTCCGGCGCCGCCACGCAAGTGGGGACCAGCCTGACGCTGGGCATCCGCGCCGAGCACATGAGCGTGCGCGAGAACGGCGACAGCCAGGCCAACCTGGTCGAAGCGGGCGTCGGCCATGTCGAATACCTGGGCGACTTGTCGATTGTGTACGCCAAGATGGAGGGCGCGCCGGACATGATCGCCCTGAAACAGCCGGTCGAGTCGGCGCCGCCGCCGGCCGGCGGCAAGGTGCGGATTCATTTGCCGCCGCAGCGCTGCCTGCTGTTCGACGCGGCGGGACAGGCATTGCCGCGCGATCGCGCGTAA
- a CDS encoding tetratricopeptide repeat protein, whose amino-acid sequence MSQFRLARLSLILAALGLNLAPAMVGMVSHAQAAEAAPAAADAAKQEAVRPEVFKLLDPTAVKALMDAKNYPEVQSRIDQAAAVPNLTPYETFVLNRLRVALGSVTGNSAMAMAALEAVIESGRLEKASQGDFIQALANYYYNAKDYPKAITWFERYGKDTGDTVKMRPYILRSYYFSNDFTKARDELLVDLQAYQKAGKTPAIEELQLLANTGAKTKDKGTYLIALENLVKYYPTDDYWTDLLSRTQGKEGYSNRFQLDVYRLQNAAVKAMAPEEYTEMAELALLAGFPTEAKKVMDAGFAAGILGSGANAPKQKKIREQASKGAADDQKNIASGEASAAKSKDGTGLINLGYAYVTMDQFDKGIDLIQKGIAKGGLKRPEDAKLRLGYSYAMAGRKDDAIKTLETIQGNDGLGDLARYWTLWLNRPATAAAGGAAPAAAK is encoded by the coding sequence ATGTCCCAATTCCGTCTCGCTCGTCTCAGCCTGATCCTGGCCGCCCTCGGCCTGAACCTCGCCCCTGCCATGGTTGGCATGGTGTCCCACGCCCAGGCCGCTGAAGCAGCGCCGGCGGCGGCCGACGCGGCCAAGCAAGAAGCGGTGCGTCCTGAAGTGTTCAAATTGCTCGACCCGACCGCCGTCAAGGCGTTGATGGATGCCAAGAACTACCCGGAAGTGCAAAGCCGCATCGACCAGGCCGCCGCCGTGCCTAACCTGACCCCATACGAAACCTTCGTGCTGAACCGCCTGCGCGTGGCGCTCGGTTCGGTCACCGGCAACAGCGCGATGGCGATGGCCGCGCTGGAAGCGGTGATCGAATCGGGCCGCCTGGAAAAGGCCAGCCAGGGCGATTTCATCCAGGCACTGGCAAACTATTACTACAACGCCAAAGACTATCCAAAGGCGATCACCTGGTTCGAGCGTTATGGCAAGGACACCGGCGATACCGTCAAGATGCGTCCGTACATCCTGCGATCTTACTATTTCAGCAATGACTTCACCAAGGCCCGCGACGAACTGCTGGTCGATTTGCAGGCGTATCAAAAAGCCGGCAAGACGCCGGCCATCGAAGAATTGCAATTGCTGGCCAATACCGGCGCCAAGACCAAGGACAAGGGCACTTACCTGATCGCGCTGGAAAACCTGGTCAAGTACTACCCGACCGACGATTACTGGACCGACCTGCTGAGCCGCACCCAGGGTAAAGAGGGGTATTCGAACCGCTTCCAGCTGGATGTCTACCGCTTGCAAAACGCCGCCGTCAAAGCGATGGCGCCGGAAGAGTACACCGAGATGGCGGAACTGGCGCTGCTGGCCGGCTTCCCGACCGAAGCGAAAAAAGTCATGGACGCCGGTTTTGCCGCAGGCATCCTGGGCAGCGGCGCGAACGCCCCTAAACAAAAGAAAATCCGCGAGCAAGCCAGCAAGGGCGCCGCCGACGACCAGAAAAACATCGCCAGCGGCGAAGCATCGGCCGCCAAGTCGAAGGACGGCACCGGCCTGATCAACCTCGGCTACGCCTACGTGACGATGGACCAGTTCGACAAGGGCATCGACCTGATTCAAAAAGGGATCGCCAAGGGCGGCTTGAAGCGTCCGGAAGACGCCAAGCTGCGCCTCGGTTATTCCTACGCGATGGCCGGCCGCAAGGATGACGCGATCAAGACGCTGGAAACCATCCAGGGCAACGACGGCCTGGGCGACCTGGCGCGTTACTGGACGCTGTGGCTGAACCGTCCGGCAACGGCGGCCGCCGGCGGCGCCGCGCCGGCCGCGGCCAAGTAA
- a CDS encoding DUF5009 domain-containing protein, which translates to MPVPAAAPVTTAATLSERLISLDAFRGFVILAMIWVNYIGEMPGIPYWLKHAGHGADGITLPDLVFPGFLFIVGIAIPLALHKQRGQFSAALLGKLCWRAGSLMVAGLVLVNAYRYDADAALLPRPLYFLLFYVAMILLWRQSDHKTPWFYLGAALMLFLLATFRGKLNEEFDAVWLQHSWWGILGMIGWTYLLCSLIYLATKGDNTALMAAFGGLIVLYMGGEAGRLDFLPEQLRNFVNLPQLLGSTGANVLAGTLVGNLFLRGAAGDTASPHRRRIKFMAWYALGLFCAGMLLRPYHHINKIMATESYTLVCAGLMLALFLLFYIVIDVLKWRAWTVCLLPAGTNALFAYIAPDLWEQLAAVLHLPRFWWPYLESGGGAGLINAAVVTVLMMLLTALASRAGLRLKF; encoded by the coding sequence ATGCCCGTCCCCGCCGCTGCCCCCGTGACCACCGCCGCCACTCTTTCAGAACGCCTGATCAGCCTCGACGCCTTCCGCGGCTTCGTGATCCTGGCCATGATCTGGGTTAACTACATCGGCGAAATGCCCGGCATTCCGTACTGGCTGAAACACGCGGGCCACGGCGCCGACGGCATCACCCTGCCCGACCTGGTATTCCCCGGCTTCCTGTTCATCGTCGGCATCGCGATTCCGCTGGCGCTGCATAAGCAGCGCGGCCAGTTCAGCGCCGCGCTGCTGGGCAAGCTGTGCTGGCGCGCGGGCAGCCTGATGGTGGCCGGCCTGGTGCTGGTCAACGCCTACCGCTACGACGCCGACGCGGCGCTGCTGCCGCGTCCGTTGTACTTCTTGCTGTTCTACGTGGCGATGATACTGTTGTGGCGCCAAAGCGATCACAAGACGCCGTGGTTTTACCTCGGCGCGGCGCTGATGCTGTTCTTGCTGGCCACGTTCCGGGGCAAGCTGAACGAGGAATTCGACGCCGTCTGGCTGCAGCACAGCTGGTGGGGCATCCTCGGCATGATAGGCTGGACCTATCTGCTGTGCAGCCTGATCTACCTGGCCACCAAGGGCGACAATACCGCGCTGATGGCGGCGTTCGGCGGCTTGATCGTGCTGTACATGGGCGGCGAGGCGGGCCGGCTCGACTTCTTGCCTGAGCAACTGCGCAACTTCGTCAACCTGCCGCAATTGCTCGGTTCAACCGGCGCCAATGTACTGGCCGGCACGCTGGTCGGCAACCTGTTCCTGCGCGGCGCGGCCGGCGATACGGCCAGCCCGCACCGCCGCCGCATCAAGTTCATGGCATGGTACGCGCTCGGCCTGTTTTGCGCCGGCATGCTGCTGCGGCCCTACCATCACATCAACAAGATCATGGCCACCGAATCCTACACGCTGGTGTGCGCCGGCCTGATGCTGGCGCTGTTCCTGCTGTTTTACATCGTCATCGACGTCTTGAAATGGCGCGCCTGGACCGTGTGCCTGCTGCCGGCCGGCACCAATGCCTTGTTCGCTTATATCGCGCCGGACTTGTGGGAGCAATTGGCGGCGGTGCTGCATCTGCCGCGCTTCTGGTGGCCTTATCTGGAATCGGGCGGCGGCGCCGGCTTGATCAACGCCGCCGTCGTCACCGTCCTGATGATGCTGCTGACCGCGCTGGCCAGCAGGGCTGGCTTGCGCCTGAAGTTTTAA